One window of the Shewanella khirikhana genome contains the following:
- a CDS encoding TonB-dependent receptor: MPKPLARVSLIAAVVIAQFSPLALANAADKDMERMVVTANRTPTQISELSSTVWLIDEDSIREQINSGKGVKEMLAALVPSMDVSSQGRSNFGQNMRGRAMVVLIDGVSMNTSRGISRQLDSIDPFNIARIEVLAGASALYGGGALGGAINIVTKKASQSTDTFEAEAGFKSGFGGGDDLDYRAAFAAAGGSDTLQGRFSAAWQENGQWFDGSGNEVMPDITQTGMQYTQGYDLMANLDWRLPNNASLGALVQHYRNGSDSDHGLYMGENFAGVTGDASLLESRSGLNADRSPRTERTLLNLSYTQAEWLGQTLYLQGFYRKEDLDFHPFPYVSEARGVYNFSASAQNTGIYGLKAVLESRPADPVKLTWGIDWDKESFDSSQMSFDLTAANQSGGLVMQELFTTGRYVDFTVESVAAFVQGSWDINSFLVLNGGYRYQQMENSVDDFIGFNQQVAIASGKAPGADAIQGGSTDYSVGLVNLGLVAKLSADQQLWLSYSQGFELPDLSKYYGRGSYKADADGYLRLQNSININDTRLDGIKTDSMELGWRYLADSWQAQASIYYAVSDKVIEVNRADLTINVNDQDKRTLGLEAQLNVDLSRNWQAGSNLHLVRSEVKQEGGWVDETVTYASPSKATAFIAWQGEGQQIRLQAEHSFSADSDYRFKAGDGLQSELESYTTLDLLGSVELPVGTLSYGIENLLDKDYSTLWGQRAVYFYSPTYGPEAMFDYHGRGRTFAVSYQLGW, translated from the coding sequence ATGCCCAAGCCTCTGGCTCGCGTTAGCCTGATTGCTGCTGTTGTTATTGCCCAATTCAGCCCGTTGGCACTGGCCAACGCAGCCGACAAGGATATGGAGCGGATGGTGGTGACCGCCAATCGCACTCCCACCCAGATTAGCGAGCTTTCCAGCACCGTTTGGCTGATTGATGAAGACAGTATTCGCGAGCAAATCAACAGCGGCAAAGGTGTAAAAGAAATGCTGGCGGCGCTGGTGCCGTCGATGGACGTTTCCAGCCAGGGGCGAAGCAACTTTGGCCAGAACATGCGTGGCCGCGCCATGGTGGTGCTGATTGATGGGGTGTCGATGAATACCTCTCGCGGCATCAGTCGTCAGCTCGACAGCATCGACCCCTTCAATATTGCCCGCATCGAAGTACTGGCGGGCGCCTCGGCCCTCTACGGCGGCGGCGCGCTGGGCGGTGCCATCAATATTGTCACCAAAAAGGCCAGCCAGAGCACGGATACCTTCGAAGCCGAAGCCGGGTTTAAGTCAGGTTTTGGCGGTGGCGACGACTTGGATTACCGCGCTGCCTTCGCCGCAGCCGGTGGCAGCGATACCCTTCAGGGGCGATTCAGTGCTGCCTGGCAGGAAAACGGCCAATGGTTCGATGGCAGTGGCAACGAGGTGATGCCGGATATTACCCAAACCGGTATGCAGTACACCCAAGGCTATGATCTGATGGCAAATCTGGACTGGCGCTTGCCCAATAACGCCAGCCTCGGCGCTCTGGTGCAGCACTACCGCAATGGCTCCGATAGCGATCATGGTTTGTATATGGGCGAGAACTTTGCCGGTGTCACCGGTGATGCCTCATTACTTGAAAGCCGCAGCGGGCTGAATGCCGACCGCAGCCCCCGCACCGAACGCACCCTGCTGAACCTTAGCTACACTCAGGCAGAATGGCTCGGCCAGACCCTCTATTTACAGGGCTTTTATCGAAAGGAAGACCTCGATTTTCATCCGTTTCCCTACGTCAGTGAGGCGAGGGGCGTTTACAACTTTTCCGCCTCGGCACAAAACACCGGCATCTATGGCCTGAAGGCGGTGCTCGAATCCCGGCCAGCTGATCCAGTTAAGCTCACCTGGGGCATCGACTGGGACAAAGAGAGCTTCGATTCGAGCCAAATGAGCTTTGACCTGACTGCCGCCAATCAAAGCGGTGGCTTGGTTATGCAGGAGCTGTTTACCACCGGCCGCTATGTGGATTTCACGGTGGAGTCGGTGGCCGCTTTTGTGCAGGGCAGCTGGGATATCAACAGCTTTCTGGTGCTCAATGGCGGCTATCGCTACCAGCAGATGGAAAACAGCGTCGATGACTTTATCGGCTTCAACCAGCAGGTGGCGATTGCCTCCGGCAAGGCCCCGGGCGCCGATGCCATTCAAGGTGGCAGTACCGACTACAGCGTGGGGCTGGTGAATCTGGGGCTGGTGGCCAAACTGAGCGCGGATCAGCAGTTATGGCTGTCGTATTCTCAGGGTTTTGAACTGCCGGATCTGTCCAAATACTATGGCCGTGGCAGCTATAAGGCCGATGCCGATGGCTACCTGCGGCTGCAAAACAGCATCAACATCAATGACACCCGTCTCGATGGCATTAAAACCGACTCGATGGAGCTGGGTTGGCGTTATCTGGCGGACAGTTGGCAGGCTCAGGCGAGTATTTACTACGCGGTGTCGGATAAGGTGATTGAGGTGAATCGTGCCGACCTCACCATCAATGTGAACGATCAGGATAAGCGTACCCTGGGGCTGGAGGCACAGCTGAATGTGGATCTCAGCCGCAACTGGCAGGCGGGCAGCAATCTGCATTTGGTACGCAGTGAAGTGAAGCAGGAAGGCGGCTGGGTTGATGAGACTGTGACTTATGCTTCCCCCTCCAAGGCCACCGCTTTTATTGCCTGGCAAGGTGAAGGGCAGCAAATTCGCCTGCAGGCCGAGCACAGCTTCAGCGCCGATTCTGACTATAGATTCAAAGCCGGAGATGGGCTGCAAAGCGAGCTTGAAAGCTATACAACCCTGGATTTGCTTGGCTCGGTCGAGTTACCCGTTGGCACCCTGAGCTACGGCATCGAAAACCTGCTGGATAAAGACTACAGCACCCTGTGGGGCCAGCGGGCGGTGTATTTCTACAGTCCGACCTACGGCCCTGAGGCGATGTTTGACTACCATGGCCGTGGCCGCACCTTTGCCGTGAGTTACCAGCTGGGCTGGTAA
- a CDS encoding LysR family transcriptional regulator codes for MFSHLPSLNGLRVFEAAARHLSFKLAAKELELTPTAVSHQIRNLEAHLDIPLFIRHTRAVELTAAGQTLYETSRQVLRQIDQTLTGLGVGNQDLTISAVHGFAALWLAQRLPYFQRRYPDIRVAVSQSETPASQDADILIAREDGSQPGNLTLPEQFGIYASPAYLGRKHPHQTLMHVRRPGSPGEVNWDCWQKEHGKFRDAELLEFDREDQLLQAGLAGQGLALTSSLLVSAQVEKGWLKPCLPEKVLSGPGYLVATTQAADAKRQVKLFLDWLAEQAGMTPTSS; via the coding sequence ATGTTCTCTCATCTGCCTTCTTTAAATGGACTCAGGGTATTTGAAGCCGCCGCGCGGCATCTGAGCTTCAAGCTCGCCGCCAAGGAGCTGGAACTGACGCCGACTGCTGTCTCCCATCAGATCCGTAACCTCGAAGCACATCTGGATATTCCGCTGTTTATCCGCCATACCCGCGCCGTGGAACTTACGGCTGCAGGCCAAACCCTGTATGAAACCAGCCGGCAGGTGCTGCGCCAGATAGATCAGACACTGACGGGGCTTGGCGTTGGTAATCAGGATTTAACCATCAGCGCCGTGCATGGCTTTGCCGCCCTGTGGCTCGCTCAGCGACTGCCTTATTTCCAACGTCGCTATCCGGATATTCGGGTGGCGGTGAGTCAGTCGGAAACACCAGCGTCACAGGACGCCGATATTCTGATTGCCAGAGAAGATGGCAGCCAGCCCGGCAACCTGACCCTGCCAGAGCAGTTTGGCATCTACGCCAGCCCCGCATACCTTGGCCGCAAGCACCCGCACCAAACCCTGATGCACGTGCGCCGTCCCGGCAGTCCGGGTGAAGTGAATTGGGATTGCTGGCAAAAAGAACACGGCAAGTTCCGGGACGCTGAACTGCTTGAATTTGACCGTGAAGACCAGCTGCTGCAAGCCGGTCTTGCCGGACAGGGATTGGCGCTTACCAGCTCGCTGCTGGTCTCGGCTCAGGTTGAAAAGGGCTGGCTTAAGCCCTGTCTGCCGGAAAAGGTGCTGAGCGGCCCGGGCTATTTGGTTGCAACCACCCAGGCGGCCGATGCCAAGCGCCAGGTGAAGCTGTTTCTCGATTGGCTGGCCGAGCAGGCTGGCATGACGCCAACATCAAGCTAA
- the deoD gene encoding purine-nucleoside phosphorylase: MTPHINAPQGAFADTVLMPGDPLRAKFIAEQFLDNAVQVTDVRNMLGFTGEYRGKRISVMGSGMGIPSISIYARELIVDYGVKNIIRIGSCGAVSNDIKLMDVVMAMGASTDSGVNRSRFPGTDFAMLADFNLLRHAVTAAENQGVSFRVGNIYSSDLFYCADESRYDLMEKYGILGVEMEAAGLYGVAAETGARALAMMTVTDHLRQGLHLSAEERQQTLCDMIRLTLEAACQLD; encoded by the coding sequence ATGACACCCCATATCAATGCGCCCCAAGGGGCTTTTGCAGACACAGTTCTGATGCCCGGCGATCCGCTGCGGGCCAAGTTTATTGCCGAGCAGTTTCTCGATAACGCGGTGCAGGTCACCGATGTGCGCAATATGCTCGGCTTCACCGGCGAGTATCGCGGCAAGCGGATTTCGGTGATGGGCTCTGGCATGGGTATTCCGTCCATTTCCATTTATGCCCGCGAGCTGATTGTCGATTATGGCGTAAAAAATATCATCCGTATCGGTTCCTGCGGCGCCGTGAGCAACGATATCAAGCTGATGGATGTGGTAATGGCCATGGGTGCCAGCACCGACTCAGGAGTTAACCGCTCAAGGTTCCCAGGCACTGACTTCGCTATGCTGGCGGATTTTAACCTGCTGCGTCACGCAGTAACCGCGGCCGAAAATCAGGGCGTGTCTTTCAGGGTGGGTAACATTTATTCATCTGACCTGTTTTATTGCGCCGATGAAAGCCGTTATGACCTGATGGAAAAGTACGGCATTCTTGGGGTCGAGATGGAGGCCGCCGGGCTCTATGGCGTGGCCGCCGAAACCGGTGCCCGGGCGCTGGCGATGATGACGGTGACGGATCATCTGCGTCAGGGACTGCACCTGAGCGCCGAGGAGCGGCAACAGACTCTGTGCGACATGATTAGGCTCACTCTGGAAGCCGCCTGTCAGCTCGACTGA
- a CDS encoding penicillin acylase family protein, with translation MNKLVSAAKWLGLLLILLVLAVYFGLRASLPTLDGNIDSPGLSKPVTLGRDHLGSAVITADSRADAAFGLGFAHGQDRFFQMDLLRRNSAGELAELFGDAALKLDERHRFHQFRKRAQALLKQLPSDDMAVLEAYSRGVNQALAQQTLPSFEYLLSGAAIQPWRPEDSLLTIFSMYLDLQGNTLERELVLERIRQLYGDEMLAFVSQNDPIQAALDGSTLPTQAMVVPPLSARALDKAELSTIGSELDAFVKGSNNWAVTGQLTHSGRAMLSDDMHLGLAVPIIWYRAQLNYRHHDSDIQVTGVSLPGAPVIVVGSNGHVAWGFTNGYIDTADWIELPKDEITETVTEQLASTGAGKEMPLTLSRFGPVKRLGDKDYALSWVAHGDFAINLDLMRLETATGVEQGLAVTEHTGIPVQNMLIVDNAGNAAWRLTGAISARDNPVQVAQSANDWQAEGWAAPAANVPLVANPDNQRLWSANSRVLSAADTSRFGDGGYAIASRAAQIRDNLNAKSTFDESDFLAMQLDNRALFLTPWQQLLSETLKLQPDEFADDIKALADWGACACSESVGYTLVSSFRIRVMDTLFAPLQTRLAKEGLSLSKIKGNLEVSVWQLLQQKPDSWLPEKMTDWNDFLLDIYRTNRAELLRRHAPGGTLAELNWGKVNALKIQHPFSKQIPLLAPLLDMPEVPGFGGHFEPAVQSPGFGASQRMVVQPGDEASAILMVPGGQSGHPLSAFYRSGFGDYASHTPTPLLPGDIRHSLKLLPK, from the coding sequence ATGAACAAACTCGTTTCTGCCGCCAAGTGGCTGGGGTTGCTGCTGATACTGCTGGTGTTGGCTGTCTACTTCGGCCTGCGGGCCAGCCTGCCCACGCTCGATGGCAATATCGACAGCCCCGGCCTTAGCAAGCCGGTCACCCTCGGCCGGGATCATCTGGGCAGCGCAGTGATCACCGCAGACTCCCGCGCCGATGCGGCCTTTGGTCTGGGCTTTGCCCACGGTCAGGATCGATTTTTCCAGATGGACTTGCTGCGGCGAAACTCCGCCGGTGAACTGGCCGAGCTTTTTGGCGACGCAGCGCTGAAGCTCGATGAACGCCACAGGTTCCATCAGTTCAGAAAGCGCGCCCAGGCTCTGCTGAAACAGCTGCCTTCCGACGACATGGCCGTGCTTGAAGCCTACAGCCGCGGCGTGAATCAGGCGCTGGCACAGCAAACACTGCCAAGCTTTGAATACCTGCTCAGTGGCGCTGCCATTCAGCCCTGGCGCCCCGAAGACAGCCTGCTGACCATCTTCAGTATGTATCTGGATTTACAGGGGAATACCCTTGAGCGTGAGCTGGTGCTGGAGCGCATCAGGCAGCTCTATGGCGATGAGATGCTCGCCTTTGTGAGCCAGAACGATCCCATTCAGGCGGCTCTTGATGGCAGCACCTTGCCAACCCAGGCGATGGTGGTGCCGCCGCTTTCTGCCAGGGCGCTGGATAAGGCGGAACTGAGCACCATCGGCAGCGAGCTGGACGCCTTCGTGAAAGGCAGTAACAACTGGGCGGTCACGGGTCAGCTCACCCACAGCGGCCGCGCCATGTTGTCCGACGATATGCATCTGGGTCTGGCCGTGCCCATTATCTGGTATCGGGCTCAGCTCAATTACCGTCACCACGACAGCGACATTCAGGTCACTGGCGTCAGCCTGCCCGGCGCCCCCGTGATTGTGGTCGGCAGCAATGGTCATGTGGCCTGGGGCTTTACCAACGGCTATATCGACACCGCCGACTGGATTGAACTGCCAAAAGATGAAATCACCGAAACCGTTACCGAGCAGCTCGCCAGCACAGGTGCCGGCAAAGAGATGCCGCTGACATTGTCCCGTTTCGGGCCGGTTAAGCGCCTCGGTGATAAAGACTATGCCCTGTCCTGGGTGGCCCATGGCGACTTCGCCATTAACCTGGATCTGATGCGTCTGGAAACCGCCACCGGCGTGGAGCAAGGGCTTGCCGTTACCGAGCACACAGGGATCCCGGTGCAGAATATGCTGATTGTGGATAACGCCGGCAACGCCGCCTGGCGACTGACAGGCGCCATTTCGGCGCGGGACAATCCGGTTCAAGTGGCGCAATCGGCCAATGACTGGCAAGCCGAGGGCTGGGCTGCTCCGGCAGCCAATGTGCCCCTGGTCGCCAATCCGGACAATCAGCGGCTGTGGAGCGCCAACAGCCGGGTGCTGTCGGCTGCCGATACCTCAAGATTCGGTGACGGCGGTTATGCCATCGCCAGTCGGGCAGCGCAGATCCGCGACAACTTAAATGCCAAATCCACGTTTGATGAGTCAGACTTTCTTGCCATGCAACTGGACAACAGGGCGCTGTTTCTCACCCCATGGCAGCAACTGCTGAGCGAGACGTTAAAGCTGCAACCGGATGAATTTGCAGACGATATCAAAGCGCTCGCCGACTGGGGTGCCTGCGCCTGCAGCGAGTCTGTGGGCTACACCCTGGTAAGCAGCTTCCGCATTCGGGTAATGGACACCCTGTTTGCGCCGCTGCAAACCCGGCTTGCCAAAGAAGGGCTGAGTTTGAGCAAGATTAAGGGCAATCTGGAAGTATCGGTCTGGCAGCTGCTGCAGCAAAAACCTGACTCCTGGCTGCCAGAGAAAATGACTGACTGGAACGACTTCCTGCTGGATATTTACCGCACCAATCGTGCCGAACTGCTCAGGCGCCATGCGCCCGGCGGCACACTGGCAGAGCTGAATTGGGGCAAGGTGAATGCGCTCAAAATCCAGCACCCTTTCAGCAAGCAAATTCCGCTGCTGGCGCCGCTGCTTGATATGCCGGAAGTGCCTGGTTTTGGCGGCCATTTTGAACCTGCGGTGCAAAGCCCCGGCTTTGGCGCTTCCCAGCGGATGGTGGTGCAACCGGGCGATGAGGCCAGCGCAATCCTGATGGTGCCTGGCGGTCAGTCAGGTCACCCGTTATCAGCCTTCTACCGCAGCGGCTTTGGCGACTATGCCAGCCATACCCCCACACCTTTGTTGCCGGGGGACATCCGCCATAGCCTCAAGCTGTTGCCAAAATAA
- a CDS encoding M23 family metallopeptidase — protein sequence MRPNKNSRSRFGNIAAVTLLIPLMFWGFWPESPKLPVTGAASKDWHPDTFWYEPWGSSGVHKGMDIFAPKGQTLVAPVPLLRLWRGELSKGGKVILALGPGFKLHYFAHLDSFEGNGWWLAAGSPIGTVGDSGNAKGKPPHLHYSLVSLLPRPWRLDFTTQGYKKVFYLDPVEYFSRSGI from the coding sequence ATGCGCCCGAATAAGAATTCGCGCTCGCGTTTTGGCAACATTGCTGCCGTGACGCTGCTTATCCCGCTAATGTTCTGGGGTTTCTGGCCCGAGTCGCCTAAGTTGCCGGTAACAGGCGCAGCCAGTAAAGACTGGCACCCGGATACCTTCTGGTATGAGCCCTGGGGCAGTTCTGGGGTACACAAGGGCATGGATATCTTCGCCCCCAAGGGCCAGACGCTTGTGGCCCCTGTACCTTTGCTCAGGTTATGGCGCGGCGAGCTCAGTAAGGGGGGTAAGGTGATATTGGCACTGGGGCCGGGCTTTAAGCTGCACTATTTTGCCCATCTGGACAGTTTCGAAGGCAATGGCTGGTGGCTGGCTGCAGGCAGCCCTATTGGCACGGTGGGCGACAGCGGCAATGCCAAAGGTAAACCGCCGCACCTGCACTACAGTCTGGTGAGTCTGCTCCCCAGACCCTGGCGGCTGGATTTCACCACCCAGGGCTATAAAAAGGTGTTCTACCTCGACCCGGTCGAGTACTTTTCCCGCTCCGGTATCTGA
- a CDS encoding NupC/NupG family nucleoside CNT transporter, whose product MEILISLIGMLSLIALAVLLSENRRAIRLRTVLGALAFQIAFGAFVMYVPAGQVVLDAASKGVMHVINYGNEGLGFLFGDLARFGLGFIFVINVLCVVVFISSLIAVLYYLGIMQWVIGIIGGALSRLLGTSRAESLSATANIFVGPIEAPSMVRPFVRRMTRSELFAVMTGGLASVAGGTMIGYIQMGVDVKYVLTAAFMTAPAGLLFAKLMWPETETPINDINKVLDEQDDKPANVLDAAAGGAAMGMQQVLAVSALLLAFVALVALLNGMIGGIGNWFGIDNLSLQMMLGYVLAPLAWLMGVPWSEATQAASFIGQKMVINEFVAYMDFLKVADGLSPKTQVIISFALCGFANIGSLAMVIGGLSALCPERRHDLGQIGMKALIAAALANLMSGTIAGLLFSIGG is encoded by the coding sequence ATGGAAATTTTAATCAGTCTTATCGGCATGCTGTCGCTTATTGCGCTGGCTGTGCTGCTTTCAGAAAATCGCCGCGCCATTCGCCTTCGTACCGTGCTCGGTGCACTTGCTTTTCAAATCGCCTTTGGCGCCTTCGTGATGTATGTGCCCGCCGGCCAGGTGGTGCTGGATGCGGCCTCCAAGGGCGTGATGCATGTGATCAACTACGGCAACGAGGGGCTTGGGTTCCTCTTTGGCGATCTGGCCCGCTTTGGCCTGGGCTTTATCTTTGTGATTAACGTGCTGTGCGTGGTGGTGTTTATCAGCTCGCTGATTGCCGTGCTCTATTACCTCGGCATCATGCAGTGGGTGATTGGCATCATTGGCGGCGCCTTGTCGCGCCTGCTCGGTACCAGCCGCGCCGAGTCACTGTCGGCCACCGCCAACATTTTCGTTGGTCCTATTGAAGCACCGTCCATGGTGCGCCCCTTCGTGCGCCGCATGACCCGCTCAGAGCTGTTTGCGGTGATGACCGGTGGCCTCGCCTCTGTGGCTGGCGGCACCATGATTGGTTACATCCAGATGGGGGTGGACGTGAAGTATGTACTCACCGCTGCCTTTATGACGGCACCGGCCGGACTGCTGTTTGCCAAGCTGATGTGGCCGGAAACCGAGACGCCTATCAACGATATCAACAAGGTGCTGGACGAGCAGGACGACAAGCCTGCCAACGTGCTGGACGCTGCCGCAGGCGGCGCGGCCATGGGTATGCAACAGGTGCTGGCGGTATCGGCGCTGCTGCTGGCTTTTGTGGCGCTGGTGGCGCTGCTCAACGGCATGATTGGCGGCATAGGTAACTGGTTTGGCATCGATAATCTGTCGCTGCAGATGATGCTTGGGTATGTATTGGCGCCGCTTGCCTGGCTGATGGGTGTGCCCTGGAGCGAAGCGACTCAGGCGGCAAGCTTTATCGGCCAGAAGATGGTGATCAATGAGTTTGTTGCCTACATGGACTTCCTTAAGGTGGCCGATGGGCTGTCGCCCAAGACCCAGGTGATCATCAGCTTTGCCCTGTGCGGCTTTGCCAATATCGGCTCGCTGGCCATGGTGATTGGCGGCCTGTCGGCCCTGTGCCCCGAGCGGCGCCACGACCTTGGTCAAATCGGCATGAAGGCACTTATCGCAGCGGCGCTGGCCAACCTGATGAGCGGCACCATCGCAGGCTTACTTTTCAGTATCGGAGGTTAA
- the gorA gene encoding glutathione-disulfide reductase, translating to MAQHYDYICLGAGSGGIASANRAAIRGAKVLLIEAKHVGGTCVNVGCVPKKVMWYGAQVAEAMHLYAKDYGFDVEVKNFDWNTLVASREAYIERIHAAYGRGFTGNGVTLVEGYGRFKDNRTIEVNGEEYTADHILIATGGRPSIPNIPGAEHGIDSNGFFALDAQPKRVAVVGAGYIAVEIAGVLHALGSETHLLVRKHSPLRSFDPMLSQALVDAMAENGPTLHTQAVPKAVEKHADGSLTLQLENGESITVDCLIWAIGREPATDKIGLENTDVKLDERGYVLVDEWQNTSAEGIYCVGDIIAGGIELTPVAVKAGRFLSERLFGGQPNAKMDYSLVPTVVFSHPPIGTMGLSEPDAKAQYGEDQVKVYTSTFTSMYTAVTAHRQACKMKLVCAGPDEKVVGIHGIGFGMDEILQGFGVAIKMGATKADFDAVVAIHPTGAEEFVTMR from the coding sequence ATGGCCCAACACTACGATTATATCTGTCTGGGAGCAGGCAGCGGCGGCATTGCATCCGCCAACCGCGCTGCTATCCGGGGCGCCAAGGTCCTTTTGATTGAAGCCAAACACGTGGGCGGAACCTGCGTGAACGTGGGCTGTGTGCCTAAAAAGGTGATGTGGTATGGCGCCCAGGTGGCGGAAGCCATGCACCTGTATGCCAAAGACTATGGTTTTGATGTTGAAGTAAAAAACTTTGACTGGAACACCCTGGTTGCCAGTCGTGAAGCCTATATCGAGCGTATTCACGCCGCCTATGGCCGTGGTTTTACCGGCAATGGCGTGACTTTGGTAGAGGGCTACGGCCGCTTCAAAGATAACCGTACCATCGAGGTGAACGGCGAAGAATACACCGCCGATCATATTCTTATCGCCACCGGCGGTCGCCCAAGCATCCCCAATATCCCTGGTGCCGAGCATGGTATCGACTCCAACGGCTTCTTTGCCCTCGACGCCCAGCCCAAGCGGGTTGCTGTGGTTGGCGCGGGTTACATTGCCGTCGAAATCGCCGGTGTGTTGCATGCCCTCGGCAGCGAAACCCATTTGCTGGTGCGTAAGCACTCGCCACTGCGCAGCTTCGACCCCATGCTGAGCCAGGCGCTGGTTGACGCCATGGCCGAAAACGGCCCGACTCTGCACACACAGGCCGTACCCAAGGCTGTGGAAAAACACGCCGACGGCAGCCTGACCCTGCAACTGGAAAACGGCGAGTCCATCACTGTGGATTGCCTGATCTGGGCCATTGGCCGAGAACCTGCCACCGACAAGATTGGCCTTGAAAACACCGACGTTAAGTTGGACGAGCGTGGCTACGTGCTGGTGGATGAGTGGCAAAACACCAGCGCCGAAGGCATCTACTGTGTGGGCGATATCATTGCCGGTGGCATTGAACTCACCCCGGTGGCGGTGAAAGCCGGTCGCTTCCTGTCTGAGCGCCTGTTCGGCGGTCAGCCCAATGCCAAGATGGACTACAGCCTGGTACCGACAGTGGTATTCAGCCATCCGCCTATTGGCACCATGGGCCTGAGTGAGCCAGACGCCAAGGCGCAATACGGCGAAGATCAGGTGAAGGTATACACCTCAACCTTCACTTCCATGTACACCGCCGTCACTGCCCATCGTCAGGCCTGCAAAATGAAGCTGGTATGTGCCGGTCCGGATGAAAAAGTCGTGGGTATCCACGGCATTGGCTTTGGTATGGACGAAATCCTCCAGGGCTTCGGTGTGGCCATCAAGATGGGCGCCACCAAGGCCGACTTCGATGCCGTGGTGGCCATTCACCCCACAGGCGCCGAAGAGTTCGTGACCATGCGCTGA
- a CDS encoding VOC family protein, with protein sequence MIDHLSTYASDYIASRDFYIAAFRPLAYPMLFEEVTSWDADWPTRRMCAFGPEGKPVFWVIETRDAASPRHTAFVAPNHAAVAAFHQAGLAAGGQDNGAPGLRPIYHEHYFGAFLLDPDGNNVEAVCHAPE encoded by the coding sequence GTGATAGATCATCTGAGTACCTACGCCAGCGACTATATTGCCAGCCGCGACTTTTATATTGCCGCCTTCAGGCCACTGGCTTACCCCATGTTGTTTGAAGAGGTGACCAGCTGGGATGCCGACTGGCCGACCCGGCGCATGTGTGCCTTTGGCCCCGAGGGTAAACCCGTGTTCTGGGTAATAGAAACCCGTGATGCAGCCTCGCCGCGCCATACCGCATTTGTGGCACCAAACCACGCTGCCGTCGCTGCCTTTCATCAGGCGGGTCTGGCGGCCGGAGGTCAAGACAACGGCGCTCCGGGCCTCCGGCCCATCTACCATGAGCACTACTTCGGCGCCTTCCTGCTGGACCCTGACGGGAATAACGTGGAAGCCGTCTGCCATGCGCCCGAATAA